The Desulfohalovibrio reitneri genome contains a region encoding:
- the fdnG gene encoding formate dehydrogenase-N subunit alpha, which translates to MDCNRRDFLKLVGTGVAGLSLAHLGFDIRPVEAYAAGLKIEGAKEVITVCPFCSVSCHIVAYVKNGKLVSTEGDPDYPINQGALCSKGAAMLTMTRNKHRLTMPLYRAPHSDKWEEKSWEWTLTEIAKRVKKTRDSRLVFKNEKGNTVNRLDAMFLLGTSHADNEECALAHQAMRSLGVVHMDHQARIUHSATVAALGESFGRGAMTNHWIDIKNADAILIMGSNAAEHHPISFKWVLDAKYNKNATVMHVDPKFSRTSARSDFHVPLRSGTDVAFLGGMVNYLLNEQKYYDFYVKEYTNASLIVGEDYAFEDGLFSGFDPKTRSYDKSKWAFEMDSDGVPKRDKSLGHPRCVFQLMKKHYSRYDLDTVSSVTGVSKDNLMRVYEAYAKTGNGSKAGTIMYALGWTQHTVGVQNIRCAAIIQLLLGNIGIAGGGINALRGEPNVQGSTDHTLLYHIVPGYMAMPHDEWRTLDDYLKANTPVSNDPTSANWWQHKPKYFVSLLKAWYGDAATPDNGYGYDWLPKIEKGGDYSYLPLFDRMYNGEIEGGFIIGLNPMQSVPNSNKIRAALDKLDWLVTSELHHSETTDNWNRPGVDPKDVKTEVFLLPSAHRVEKEGTVTNSGRWLLWHYKAIDPPGQARTFGEMFVGIMNKLREMYKLEGGALHQAVTELDWPRTYDPEAVTRKINGVFTKDTNVGGKVYRKGQLVPSFTALKDDGSTMSLNWLYTGSYTEEEGNKSKRRDPSQTAMQKKIGLFPNWSWCWPVNRRILYNRASVDLQGNPLNKEQPTISWTGDSWAGDVPDGGWPPMASGKGRYPFIMTVHGFGQQYGPGRADGPFPEHYEPVETPVDSNPFSKQLSSPVFKSVNSDMDKLAKAGDPNYPIVLTTYNVCEHWCGGGETRNVPNLLETEPQLYVEISPELAKEKGIKNGEGVIVQSARAEVEAIAMVTVRMRPLQVHGRVIHEIGMPYCFGWKTPGVGDSTNRLTPSVADPNTTIPEFKACCVNIRKADKLTELAT; encoded by the coding sequence ATGGATTGCAATCGAAGGGATTTCCTCAAGCTGGTGGGCACAGGCGTGGCAGGCCTGAGCTTGGCCCACCTCGGCTTCGATATCAGGCCGGTTGAGGCATACGCTGCCGGGCTGAAGATCGAGGGCGCCAAAGAAGTGATCACCGTATGCCCCTTCTGCTCGGTGAGTTGCCACATCGTGGCCTACGTCAAGAATGGCAAGCTCGTGAGCACCGAAGGCGACCCGGACTATCCCATCAACCAAGGGGCGCTGTGCTCCAAAGGCGCGGCCATGCTGACCATGACCCGCAACAAGCACCGTCTGACCATGCCTCTCTATCGCGCCCCCCACTCGGACAAATGGGAAGAAAAGTCCTGGGAGTGGACCCTGACCGAGATCGCCAAGCGGGTGAAAAAAACTCGCGACAGCCGACTGGTCTTCAAGAATGAGAAAGGCAACACCGTAAACCGCCTGGACGCCATGTTCCTGCTCGGCACGTCCCATGCCGACAACGAGGAATGCGCCCTGGCGCACCAAGCCATGAGAAGCCTGGGTGTCGTCCACATGGACCACCAGGCACGTATCTGACACAGCGCCACTGTTGCGGCTCTGGGAGAGTCGTTCGGACGCGGCGCGATGACAAACCACTGGATCGACATCAAGAATGCCGATGCGATCCTGATCATGGGCAGCAATGCTGCCGAACACCACCCCATTTCCTTCAAGTGGGTGCTCGACGCCAAGTACAACAAGAACGCCACGGTCATGCATGTCGACCCCAAGTTCTCGCGTACTTCGGCGCGCTCCGACTTCCACGTGCCCTTGCGTTCCGGCACGGACGTCGCCTTTCTCGGGGGGATGGTAAACTACCTGCTCAACGAGCAAAAATACTACGACTTCTACGTCAAGGAGTACACAAACGCTTCCCTCATTGTGGGCGAGGACTACGCCTTCGAGGACGGCTTGTTCAGCGGGTTTGACCCGAAAACGCGCTCCTACGACAAGTCAAAGTGGGCCTTCGAGATGGACTCCGATGGCGTGCCAAAGCGAGACAAGAGCCTTGGACACCCCCGCTGCGTGTTCCAGCTCATGAAGAAGCACTACTCCCGCTACGACCTGGACACAGTCTCGTCCGTCACCGGTGTCTCCAAGGACAACCTCATGCGGGTATACGAGGCCTACGCCAAAACGGGGAACGGCTCCAAGGCGGGCACCATCATGTACGCCCTGGGATGGACCCAGCATACCGTGGGCGTCCAGAACATCCGTTGCGCGGCCATCATCCAGCTCCTGCTGGGCAACATCGGCATCGCCGGAGGCGGCATCAACGCCCTGCGCGGCGAGCCCAACGTGCAGGGGTCCACGGACCACACTCTGCTCTACCACATCGTGCCTGGCTACATGGCCATGCCGCATGACGAGTGGCGGACTCTGGACGATTACCTCAAGGCCAACACGCCGGTCAGCAACGACCCCACAAGCGCCAACTGGTGGCAGCACAAGCCCAAGTACTTCGTGAGCCTGCTCAAGGCCTGGTACGGCGATGCCGCCACCCCGGACAACGGCTACGGCTACGACTGGTTGCCAAAGATCGAGAAGGGCGGTGACTACTCTTACCTGCCGCTGTTCGACCGTATGTACAATGGCGAGATAGAAGGCGGCTTCATCATCGGCCTCAACCCAATGCAGAGCGTGCCCAATTCCAACAAGATTCGGGCCGCGCTGGATAAACTTGACTGGCTGGTGACTTCGGAACTGCACCATTCCGAAACTACGGACAACTGGAACCGACCAGGCGTGGACCCCAAGGACGTCAAGACCGAGGTGTTCCTGCTTCCTTCCGCCCACCGGGTGGAGAAGGAAGGCACTGTGACCAACTCCGGCCGCTGGCTTCTGTGGCACTACAAGGCCATTGATCCTCCGGGGCAGGCTAGAACCTTCGGCGAGATGTTCGTGGGCATCATGAACAAGCTCAGGGAGATGTACAAGCTGGAGGGCGGCGCCCTGCACCAGGCCGTGACCGAGCTCGACTGGCCGCGCACCTACGACCCCGAAGCCGTTACCCGTAAAATCAATGGCGTCTTCACCAAGGACACCAATGTGGGCGGCAAGGTGTACAGGAAGGGGCAGTTGGTGCCTTCCTTCACCGCCCTCAAGGACGACGGATCCACCATGAGCCTGAACTGGCTCTACACCGGCAGCTACACCGAGGAGGAAGGCAACAAGTCCAAGCGGCGCGACCCCTCCCAGACCGCCATGCAAAAGAAGATCGGCCTGTTCCCCAACTGGAGCTGGTGCTGGCCTGTTAACCGGCGCATCCTCTACAACCGCGCCTCGGTGGATCTGCAGGGCAACCCGCTGAACAAGGAACAGCCCACAATCTCCTGGACCGGCGACTCCTGGGCGGGCGACGTACCCGACGGCGGTTGGCCGCCCATGGCCTCCGGCAAGGGCAGGTACCCCTTCATCATGACTGTGCACGGCTTTGGGCAGCAATACGGGCCGGGACGGGCCGACGGCCCCTTCCCCGAGCACTACGAGCCAGTGGAGACCCCGGTGGACTCCAATCCGTTCTCCAAGCAACTCAGCAGCCCGGTGTTCAAGTCCGTGAACAGCGACATGGACAAGCTGGCCAAGGCGGGTGACCCCAATTACCCCATCGTACTCACCACTTACAACGTGTGCGAGCACTGGTGCGGTGGTGGCGAGACCCGCAACGTGCCCAACCTGCTGGAGACCGAACCCCAGCTCTATGTGGAAATCAGCCCCGAGCTGGCCAAGGAGAAAGGCATCAAGAACGGCGAGGGCGTCATCGTGCAGAGTGCGCGCGCCGAGGTCGAAGCCATTGCCATGGTTACGGTGCGCATGCGTCCACTGCAGGTGCACGGCCGGGTCATCCATGAGATCGGGATGCCCTACTGCTTCGGCTGGAAAACCCCCGGAGTCGGCGACTCCACCAACAGGCTCACGCCATCGGTGGCTGATCCCAACACCACCATTCCGGAGTTCAAGGCCTGTTGCGTGAATATTCGCAAGGCGGACAAGCTGACCGAGCTTGCCACCTGA
- a CDS encoding 4Fe-4S dicluster domain-containing protein, giving the protein MPKVFLIDTSRCTACRGCQLACKEWHELEPNTTYQYGWGSHQNPKDLNPNNYKLVRFIEHMDGDGVVRWNFFPDQCRHCVMPPCKDAADMYMEGAIIKDDKTGAVLFTGKTSMLSREAYEVVRDACPYDIPRRDIASGMLSKCTMCIDRVRAGMLPACVKVCPTGAMNFGERDKMLDLADERLKIARRKYPEAMLADARDVNVIFLLTDKPENYWKNSVASASPRGLNRKRFLAGLTEPLRRVIPSRG; this is encoded by the coding sequence ATGCCGAAGGTGTTCCTGATTGACACGTCCCGCTGCACCGCTTGCCGCGGGTGCCAGTTGGCCTGCAAGGAGTGGCACGAGCTCGAGCCGAATACGACCTACCAGTACGGCTGGGGCAGCCACCAGAATCCCAAGGACCTCAACCCCAACAATTACAAGTTGGTCCGCTTCATCGAGCACATGGACGGCGACGGCGTGGTGCGGTGGAATTTCTTCCCCGACCAGTGCCGCCATTGCGTCATGCCCCCGTGCAAGGACGCGGCCGACATGTACATGGAAGGGGCGATCATCAAGGACGATAAGACGGGCGCGGTGCTCTTCACCGGCAAAACGTCCATGCTCTCGCGCGAAGCTTACGAGGTGGTGCGCGACGCCTGCCCCTACGACATTCCCCGCCGCGACATCGCCTCGGGCATGCTCAGCAAGTGCACCATGTGCATCGACCGGGTACGCGCCGGCATGCTGCCCGCTTGCGTCAAGGTTTGTCCAACCGGAGCCATGAACTTCGGTGAGCGCGACAAGATGCTGGACCTGGCGGACGAACGCCTGAAGATCGCCAGAAGGAAGTATCCCGAAGCCATGCTGGCGGACGCCAGGGATGTGAACGTGATATTCCTGCTGACGGACAAGCCCGAGAACTATTGGAAGAACAGCGTGGCCAGCGCCTCCCCGCGCGGTTTGAACCGCAAGCGATTCCTGGCCGGACTGACCGAACCGCTACGCAGGGTGATCCCCTCGCGCGGCTAG